The DNA window GTTCTGGCGCTGCGGGGAGAAGGAACGCAGCTTTCTCTTTCTGGCAGGATGGGAGCAAGCCAGTTGGCGAATCTGATCCTGGCCAATAAGGAACGAATGGACAAAAATCGTTTTATTCAGAATCTGCTGTTGGACAATCTGCTGTTAGTAGATGTATATAATCAAGCCAGAAAGATGAAGATACCGGTGGAACTAAAGAGAGCAGTCTTTCTGATCGAGGCAAAAAACGAGGGCGACAACCTGATCATGGATACGCTGAAGGGACTGTACGCCACAGGAACAAAAGATTTTGTGACGGCAGTGGATGAGAAAAATATCATTCTTGTAAAAGCCCTGGAAGAAACGGAAGACTATCAAACACTGGCCCAGACAGCCAGAATTCTTGTGGACACCCTAAATATGGAAGCAATGGTGAGTGTGCGTGTTTCTTATGGGACGATCGTGAAAGAACTCCGGGAGGTGTCCAGATCTTATAAAGAGGCCGGTATGGCCATGGAGGTAGGAAAAGTATTTTATGTAGATAAAAATATTTTTGCTTACAATGAGCTGGGAATCGGCCGGCTGATCCATCAGCTTCCGCCATCTTTATGTGAAATGTTTCTAAGCGAAGTCCTTGAGGCTGATGAACGAGAGACTTTTGGAGAAGAAGAGCTGACAACGGTATTTACATTTTTTGATAATAACCTGAATATATCG is part of the Lachnospiraceae bacterium KGMB03038 genome and encodes:
- a CDS encoding PucR family transcriptional regulator produces the protein MLSNQILHKTVQDIREITGFECSVWDVQGSCLVRTNEKAIEMEKSVKDFCAAGKEQQISEEEGLFLICDDQEPAYVLALRGEGTQLSLSGRMGASQLANLILANKERMDKNRFIQNLLLDNLLLVDVYNQARKMKIPVELKRAVFLIEAKNEGDNLIMDTLKGLYATGTKDFVTAVDEKNIILVKALEETEDYQTLAQTARILVDTLNMEAMVSVRVSYGTIVKELREVSRSYKEAGMAMEVGKVFYVDKNIFAYNELGIGRLIHQLPPSLCEMFLSEVLEADERETFGEEELTTVFTFFDNNLNISETARQLHVHRNTLVYRLEKIEKKTGLDVRIFEDALTFKIAIMVADHMKDIENRRR